The following are encoded in a window of Sminthopsis crassicaudata isolate SCR6 chromosome 5, ASM4859323v1, whole genome shotgun sequence genomic DNA:
- the CYP27B1 gene encoding 25-hydroxyvitamin D-1 alpha hydroxylase, mitochondrial isoform X2 encodes MSQTLKLVTKVSQLTRLIPELSVKLGLKGKERNSSGLTDLPGPSTLSFLTELFCKGGLSRLHELQMQDSARFGPIWFASFGPVRTVYLAAPALIEQLLRQEGPYPERCSFSPWVEHRRRCHQACGLLTAEGDEWQRIRSLLAPLLLRPRASADYAETLDEVVCDLVRLLRRKKSLLGGSADLVRDVAGEFYKFGLEGIGAVLLGTRLGCLEPEVPPETETFIRAVSSVFVSTLLTMAMPNWLNRLLPGPWDRLCRDWDQMFAFAQKHMELREAEAATKPIGEPKNASVSRPHLTHFLFQKDLPYASILGNITELLLAGVDTVSNTLSWVLYELAHHPEVQTALHAEITGAMAPGSSTHPPATTLAQLPLLRAVVKEVLRLYPMVPGNSRVPDKDIYTLVTLCHYATSRDPDQFPEPNTFHPERWLGGQSAPHAFASLPFGFGKRSCIGKRLAELELNLALAQILIHFEVKPEPGAGIIKPMTRTVLVPERSINLKFVNR; translated from the exons ATGTCACAGACCCTCAAGCTGGTGACAAAGGTGTCACAGCTTACTCGATTGATTCCAGAACTAAGTGTAAAGCTGGGCTTGAAGGGCAAGGAGAGAAACTCCTCGGGCTTGACAGACCTTCCCGGTCCTTCTACTCTCAGCTTCCTAACAGAACTTTTCTGCAAAGGGGGGCTGTCTCGTCTACATGAGCTACAG ATGCAAGATTCTGCTCGCTTCGGTCCAATATGGTTTGCCAGCTTCGGGCCGGTGCGGACCGTATATTTGGCAGCTCCTGCACTGATCGAGCAGCTGCTCCGACAGGAGGGTCCCTACCCGGAGCGCTGCAGCTTCTCTCCTTGGGTGGAGCACCGGCGACGTTGCCACCAAGCCTGTGGATTGCTCACAGC GGAAGGAGACGAATGGCAAAGGATCCGGAGCCTCCTGGCCCCGCTTCTGCTCCGGCCCCGAGCCTCCGCCGACTACGCCGAGACTCTGGACGAGGTGGTTTGCGACCTGGTGCGCTTGCTGCGGAGAAAGAAGAGCCTTCTAGGAGGATCGGCCGACCTCGTCCGAGATGTGGCTGGGGAATTCTACAAGTTCGGCCTGGAAG GCATTGGAGCGGTACTCCTGGGTACCCGGCTAGGTTGTCTAGAGCCTGAAGTGCCCCCAGAAACGGAGACCTTCATTCGCGCAGTGAGCTCCGTGTTTGTGTCCACACTACTGACCATGGCAATGCCAAACTGGCTGAACCGGCTCCTGCCTGGGCCCTGGGACCGCCTGTGTCGGGACTGGGACCAGATGTTTGCTTTTG CCCAGAAGCACATGGAGCTGAGGGAGGCTGAGGCAGCTACAAAGCCTATAGGGGAGCCTAAAAATGCCAGTGTTTCTAGGCCTCACTTGACCCACTTCCTGTTCCAGAAAGACCTGCCATATGCCTCTATCCTCGGAAACATTACTGAGTTACTTCTGGCTGGCGTGGACACA GTCTCCAACACACTTTCCTGGGTTCTGTATGAACTTGCACATCACCCAGAAGTTCAGACTGCACTCCATGCTGAGATCACAGGTGCCATGGCCCCTGGGTCTTCCACCCACCCACCAGCTACTACTTTGGCCCAGCTGCCCCTTCTGAGAGCTGTAGTGAAGGAGGTACTGAG GCTATACCCTATGGTACCTGGAAATTCTCGTGTCCCAGACAAAGATATCTAT ACCCTGGTCACACTGTGTCACTATGCCACATCTCGAGATCCTGACCAGTTCCCAGAACCAAATACCTTCCACCCAGAAAGATGGCTGGGGGGACAGTCAGCTCCCCATGCTTTTGCCTCTCTCCCTTTTGGCTTTGGCAAACGAAGTTGCATAGGAAAACGCCTAGCAGAGCTTGAGCTAAATCTAGCTCTGGCCCAG ATCCTGATCCACTTTGAAGTCAAGCCAGAGCCAGGTGCTGGGATCATCAAACCAATGACCAGGACAGTCCTGGTACCTGAGAGAAGCATCAACCTGAAGTTTGTGAACCGATAA
- the MARCHF9 gene encoding LOW QUALITY PROTEIN: E3 ubiquitin-protein ligase MARCHF9 (The sequence of the model RefSeq protein was modified relative to this genomic sequence to represent the inferred CDS: deleted 1 base in 1 codon), whose amino-acid sequence MLKSRLRMFLNELKLLVLTGGGRPRPEPQPRGGGGAGCGWGPFAGCSARDSDGDDEEYYGSEPRARGLGDKEARAGPPPPPPPPPPPASGGLDSLSLSSSLDSGLRTPQCRICFQGPEQGELLSPCRCDGSVRCTHQPCLIRWISERGSWSCELCYFKYQVLAISTKNPLQWQAISLTVIEKVQIAAIVLGSLFLVASISWLIWSSLSPSAKWQRQDLLFQICYGMYGFMDVVCIGLIVHEGSSVYRIFKRWQAVNQQWKVLNYDKTKDLGGESGGGMAGKPGPRTSRTGSPPGATGRPPASQRVRTLLPQHCGYTILHLLGQLRPPDARSSSRSGREVVMRVTTV is encoded by the exons ATGCTCAAGTCCCGGCTCCGCATGTTCCTGAACGAGCTGAAGCTGCTGGTGCTGACGGGCGGGGGGCGG CCCCGGCCCGAGCCTCAGCCCCGGGGGGGCGGGGGAGCCGGCTGCGGCTGGGGGCCCTTTGCCGGCTGTTCGGCCCGGGACAGCGACGGCGACGACGAGGAGTACTACGGGTCGGAGCCGCGGGCCCGGGGCCTGGGGGACAAGGAAGCTCGGGCTGGACCCCCGCCGCCGCCCCCTCCGCCTCCACCTCCTGCTTCTGGCGGCCTGGACTCCCTGTCTCTGAGCAGCAGCCTGGACAGCGGGCTCCGAACCCCTCAGTGCCGGATTTGCTTCCAGGGGCCGGAGCAG GGGGAGCTCTTAAGCCCTTGTCGGTGTGATGGTTCCGTTCGCTGTACCCACCAGCCTTGCCTCATCAGATGGATTAGTGAGCGGGGATCCTGGAGCTGTGAACTTTGCTACTTCAAGTACCAGGTCCTGGCAATAAGCACCAAGAACCCATTGCAG TGGCAGGCCATCTCCTTGACAGTCATTGAGAAGGTCCAGATCGCAGCCATTGTCCTGGGCTCCCTTTTCCTTGTTGCCAGCATCTCCTGGCTCATCTGGTCTTCACTCAGTCCATCAGCCAAGTGGCAGCGACAGGACCTGCTCTTCCAGATATGCTATGGCATGTATGGCTTCATGGATGTTGTCTGCATTG GTCTCATTGTCCATGAGGGCTCTTCTGTCTACCGCATCTTCAAACGATGGCAGGCAGTGAACCAACAGTGGAAGGTTCTGAACTATGACAAGACCAAGGACTTAGGAGGGGAGTCAGGAGGGGGAATGGCAGGGAAGCCAGGCCCCAGGACCTCACGGACAGGTTCCCCACCTGGAGCCACTGGCCGCCCTCCAGCTTCCCAGCGTGTCCGGACGCTCTTGCCCCAGCACTGTGGCTACACAATTCTGCACCTGCTTGGACAGCTCCGGCCACCAGATGCCCGTTCCAGCTCCAGATCTGGCCGAGAGGTTGTCATGAGGGTCACCACTGTCTGA
- the CYP27B1 gene encoding 25-hydroxyvitamin D-1 alpha hydroxylase, mitochondrial isoform X4, whose amino-acid sequence MSQTLKLVTKVSQLTRLIPELSVKLGLKGKERNSSGLTDLPGPSTLSFLTELFCKGGLSRLHELQMQDSARFGPIWFASFGPVRTVYLAAPALIEQLLRQEGPYPERCSFSPWVEHRRRCHQACGLLTAEGDEWQRIRSLLAPLLLRPRASADYAETLDEVVCDLVRLLRRKKSLLGGSADLVRDVAGEFYKFGLEGIGAVLLGTRLGCLEPEVPPETETFIRAVSSVFVSTLLTMAMPNWLNRLLPGPWDRLCRDWDQMFAFAQKHMELREAEAATKPIGEPKNASVSRPHLTHFLFQKDLPYASILGNITELLLAGVDTVSNTLSWVLYELAHHPEVQTALHAEITGAMAPGSSTHPPATTLAQLPLLRAVVKEVLRPWSHCVTMPHLEILTSSQNQIPSTQKDGWGDSQLPMLLPLSLLALANEVA is encoded by the exons ATGTCACAGACCCTCAAGCTGGTGACAAAGGTGTCACAGCTTACTCGATTGATTCCAGAACTAAGTGTAAAGCTGGGCTTGAAGGGCAAGGAGAGAAACTCCTCGGGCTTGACAGACCTTCCCGGTCCTTCTACTCTCAGCTTCCTAACAGAACTTTTCTGCAAAGGGGGGCTGTCTCGTCTACATGAGCTACAG ATGCAAGATTCTGCTCGCTTCGGTCCAATATGGTTTGCCAGCTTCGGGCCGGTGCGGACCGTATATTTGGCAGCTCCTGCACTGATCGAGCAGCTGCTCCGACAGGAGGGTCCCTACCCGGAGCGCTGCAGCTTCTCTCCTTGGGTGGAGCACCGGCGACGTTGCCACCAAGCCTGTGGATTGCTCACAGC GGAAGGAGACGAATGGCAAAGGATCCGGAGCCTCCTGGCCCCGCTTCTGCTCCGGCCCCGAGCCTCCGCCGACTACGCCGAGACTCTGGACGAGGTGGTTTGCGACCTGGTGCGCTTGCTGCGGAGAAAGAAGAGCCTTCTAGGAGGATCGGCCGACCTCGTCCGAGATGTGGCTGGGGAATTCTACAAGTTCGGCCTGGAAG GCATTGGAGCGGTACTCCTGGGTACCCGGCTAGGTTGTCTAGAGCCTGAAGTGCCCCCAGAAACGGAGACCTTCATTCGCGCAGTGAGCTCCGTGTTTGTGTCCACACTACTGACCATGGCAATGCCAAACTGGCTGAACCGGCTCCTGCCTGGGCCCTGGGACCGCCTGTGTCGGGACTGGGACCAGATGTTTGCTTTTG CCCAGAAGCACATGGAGCTGAGGGAGGCTGAGGCAGCTACAAAGCCTATAGGGGAGCCTAAAAATGCCAGTGTTTCTAGGCCTCACTTGACCCACTTCCTGTTCCAGAAAGACCTGCCATATGCCTCTATCCTCGGAAACATTACTGAGTTACTTCTGGCTGGCGTGGACACA GTCTCCAACACACTTTCCTGGGTTCTGTATGAACTTGCACATCACCCAGAAGTTCAGACTGCACTCCATGCTGAGATCACAGGTGCCATGGCCCCTGGGTCTTCCACCCACCCACCAGCTACTACTTTGGCCCAGCTGCCCCTTCTGAGAGCTGTAGTGAAGGAGGTACTGAG ACCCTGGTCACACTGTGTCACTATGCCACATCTCGAGATCCTGACCAGTTCCCAGAACCAAATACCTTCCACCCAGAAAGATGGCTGGGGGGACAGTCAGCTCCCCATGCTTTTGCCTCTCTCCCTTTTGGCTTTGGCAAACGAAGTTGCATAG
- the CYP27B1 gene encoding 25-hydroxyvitamin D-1 alpha hydroxylase, mitochondrial isoform X3: MSQTLKLVTKVSQLTRLIPELSVKLGLKGKERNSSGLTDLPGPSTLSFLTELFCKGGLSRLHELQMQDSARFGPIWFASFGPVRTVYLAAPALIEQLLRQEGPYPERCSFSPWVEHRRRCHQACGLLTAEGDEWQRIRSLLAPLLLRPRASADYAETLDEVVCDLVRLLRRKKSLLGGSADLVRDVAGEFYKFGLEGIGAVLLGTRLGCLEPEVPPETETFIRAVSSVFVSTLLTMAMPNWLNRLLPGPWDRLCRDWDQMFAFAQKHMELREAEAATKPIGEPKNASVSRPHLTHFLFQKDLPYASILGNITELLLAGVDTVSNTLSWVLYELAHHPEVQTALHAEITGAMAPGSSTHPPATTLAQLPLLRAVVKEVLRLYPMVPGNSRVPDKDIYVGDYIIPKNILIHFEVKPEPGAGIIKPMTRTVLVPERSINLKFVNR; this comes from the exons ATGTCACAGACCCTCAAGCTGGTGACAAAGGTGTCACAGCTTACTCGATTGATTCCAGAACTAAGTGTAAAGCTGGGCTTGAAGGGCAAGGAGAGAAACTCCTCGGGCTTGACAGACCTTCCCGGTCCTTCTACTCTCAGCTTCCTAACAGAACTTTTCTGCAAAGGGGGGCTGTCTCGTCTACATGAGCTACAG ATGCAAGATTCTGCTCGCTTCGGTCCAATATGGTTTGCCAGCTTCGGGCCGGTGCGGACCGTATATTTGGCAGCTCCTGCACTGATCGAGCAGCTGCTCCGACAGGAGGGTCCCTACCCGGAGCGCTGCAGCTTCTCTCCTTGGGTGGAGCACCGGCGACGTTGCCACCAAGCCTGTGGATTGCTCACAGC GGAAGGAGACGAATGGCAAAGGATCCGGAGCCTCCTGGCCCCGCTTCTGCTCCGGCCCCGAGCCTCCGCCGACTACGCCGAGACTCTGGACGAGGTGGTTTGCGACCTGGTGCGCTTGCTGCGGAGAAAGAAGAGCCTTCTAGGAGGATCGGCCGACCTCGTCCGAGATGTGGCTGGGGAATTCTACAAGTTCGGCCTGGAAG GCATTGGAGCGGTACTCCTGGGTACCCGGCTAGGTTGTCTAGAGCCTGAAGTGCCCCCAGAAACGGAGACCTTCATTCGCGCAGTGAGCTCCGTGTTTGTGTCCACACTACTGACCATGGCAATGCCAAACTGGCTGAACCGGCTCCTGCCTGGGCCCTGGGACCGCCTGTGTCGGGACTGGGACCAGATGTTTGCTTTTG CCCAGAAGCACATGGAGCTGAGGGAGGCTGAGGCAGCTACAAAGCCTATAGGGGAGCCTAAAAATGCCAGTGTTTCTAGGCCTCACTTGACCCACTTCCTGTTCCAGAAAGACCTGCCATATGCCTCTATCCTCGGAAACATTACTGAGTTACTTCTGGCTGGCGTGGACACA GTCTCCAACACACTTTCCTGGGTTCTGTATGAACTTGCACATCACCCAGAAGTTCAGACTGCACTCCATGCTGAGATCACAGGTGCCATGGCCCCTGGGTCTTCCACCCACCCACCAGCTACTACTTTGGCCCAGCTGCCCCTTCTGAGAGCTGTAGTGAAGGAGGTACTGAG GCTATACCCTATGGTACCTGGAAATTCTCGTGTCCCAGACAAAGATATCTATGTAGGTGATTATATCATCCCAAAAAAT ATCCTGATCCACTTTGAAGTCAAGCCAGAGCCAGGTGCTGGGATCATCAAACCAATGACCAGGACAGTCCTGGTACCTGAGAGAAGCATCAACCTGAAGTTTGTGAACCGATAA
- the CYP27B1 gene encoding 25-hydroxyvitamin D-1 alpha hydroxylase, mitochondrial isoform X1 — translation MSQTLKLVTKVSQLTRLIPELSVKLGLKGKERNSSGLTDLPGPSTLSFLTELFCKGGLSRLHELQMQDSARFGPIWFASFGPVRTVYLAAPALIEQLLRQEGPYPERCSFSPWVEHRRRCHQACGLLTAEGDEWQRIRSLLAPLLLRPRASADYAETLDEVVCDLVRLLRRKKSLLGGSADLVRDVAGEFYKFGLEGIGAVLLGTRLGCLEPEVPPETETFIRAVSSVFVSTLLTMAMPNWLNRLLPGPWDRLCRDWDQMFAFAQKHMELREAEAATKPIGEPKNASVSRPHLTHFLFQKDLPYASILGNITELLLAGVDTVSNTLSWVLYELAHHPEVQTALHAEITGAMAPGSSTHPPATTLAQLPLLRAVVKEVLRLYPMVPGNSRVPDKDIYVGDYIIPKNTLVTLCHYATSRDPDQFPEPNTFHPERWLGGQSAPHAFASLPFGFGKRSCIGKRLAELELNLALAQILIHFEVKPEPGAGIIKPMTRTVLVPERSINLKFVNR, via the exons ATGTCACAGACCCTCAAGCTGGTGACAAAGGTGTCACAGCTTACTCGATTGATTCCAGAACTAAGTGTAAAGCTGGGCTTGAAGGGCAAGGAGAGAAACTCCTCGGGCTTGACAGACCTTCCCGGTCCTTCTACTCTCAGCTTCCTAACAGAACTTTTCTGCAAAGGGGGGCTGTCTCGTCTACATGAGCTACAG ATGCAAGATTCTGCTCGCTTCGGTCCAATATGGTTTGCCAGCTTCGGGCCGGTGCGGACCGTATATTTGGCAGCTCCTGCACTGATCGAGCAGCTGCTCCGACAGGAGGGTCCCTACCCGGAGCGCTGCAGCTTCTCTCCTTGGGTGGAGCACCGGCGACGTTGCCACCAAGCCTGTGGATTGCTCACAGC GGAAGGAGACGAATGGCAAAGGATCCGGAGCCTCCTGGCCCCGCTTCTGCTCCGGCCCCGAGCCTCCGCCGACTACGCCGAGACTCTGGACGAGGTGGTTTGCGACCTGGTGCGCTTGCTGCGGAGAAAGAAGAGCCTTCTAGGAGGATCGGCCGACCTCGTCCGAGATGTGGCTGGGGAATTCTACAAGTTCGGCCTGGAAG GCATTGGAGCGGTACTCCTGGGTACCCGGCTAGGTTGTCTAGAGCCTGAAGTGCCCCCAGAAACGGAGACCTTCATTCGCGCAGTGAGCTCCGTGTTTGTGTCCACACTACTGACCATGGCAATGCCAAACTGGCTGAACCGGCTCCTGCCTGGGCCCTGGGACCGCCTGTGTCGGGACTGGGACCAGATGTTTGCTTTTG CCCAGAAGCACATGGAGCTGAGGGAGGCTGAGGCAGCTACAAAGCCTATAGGGGAGCCTAAAAATGCCAGTGTTTCTAGGCCTCACTTGACCCACTTCCTGTTCCAGAAAGACCTGCCATATGCCTCTATCCTCGGAAACATTACTGAGTTACTTCTGGCTGGCGTGGACACA GTCTCCAACACACTTTCCTGGGTTCTGTATGAACTTGCACATCACCCAGAAGTTCAGACTGCACTCCATGCTGAGATCACAGGTGCCATGGCCCCTGGGTCTTCCACCCACCCACCAGCTACTACTTTGGCCCAGCTGCCCCTTCTGAGAGCTGTAGTGAAGGAGGTACTGAG GCTATACCCTATGGTACCTGGAAATTCTCGTGTCCCAGACAAAGATATCTATGTAGGTGATTATATCATCCCAAAAAAT ACCCTGGTCACACTGTGTCACTATGCCACATCTCGAGATCCTGACCAGTTCCCAGAACCAAATACCTTCCACCCAGAAAGATGGCTGGGGGGACAGTCAGCTCCCCATGCTTTTGCCTCTCTCCCTTTTGGCTTTGGCAAACGAAGTTGCATAGGAAAACGCCTAGCAGAGCTTGAGCTAAATCTAGCTCTGGCCCAG ATCCTGATCCACTTTGAAGTCAAGCCAGAGCCAGGTGCTGGGATCATCAAACCAATGACCAGGACAGTCCTGGTACCTGAGAGAAGCATCAACCTGAAGTTTGTGAACCGATAA
- the METTL1 gene encoding tRNA (guanine-N(7)-)-methyltransferase, with translation MEDAELGEGAPAPAPQKRYYRQRAHSNPMADHTLRYPVKPEEMDWSELYPKFFAPLTHNQNHDDPKDEKEEGAQAQVEFADIGCGYGGLLVELSPMFPNTLILGLEIRVKVSDYVQDRIRALRSTSGGGFQNIACLRSNAMKHLPNFFRKGQLTKMFFLFPDPHFKRTKHKWRIISPTLLAEYAYVLRLGGLVYTITDVMELHDWICTHFEEHPLFERVPLDKLADDPIIERLGTSTEEGKKVLRNGGKNFPAVFRRIQDFEA, from the exons ATGGAGGATGCTGAGCTCGGCGAGGGAGCCCCGGCCCCAGCGCCCCAGAAGCGCTACTATCGACAGCGAGCTCACTCTAACCCCATGGCCGACCACACGCTGCGCTA CCCTGTGAAGCCAGAGGAGATGGACTGGTCTGAGCTCTACCCCAAGTTCTTTGCCCCACTGACTCACAACCAGAACCATGATGACCcaaaggatgagaaagaagagggagctcAGGCCCAAGTGGAATTTGCAGACATAGGCTGTGGCTATGGTGGTTTGTTAG TGGAACTATCCCCGATGTTCCCAAACACGCTGATCCTTGGCCTAGAGATCCGGGTAAAGGTCTCAGATTATGTTCAGGATAGGATCCGAGCCCTTCGATCTACTTCTGGGGGTGGCTTCCAGAACATCGCCTGTCTTCGTAGCAATGCCATGAAGCACCTACCCAACTTTTTCCGCAAAGGGCAG TTGACAAAGATGTTCTTCCTCTTTCCTGACCCACACTTCAAACGGACCAAACACAAGTGGCGAATCATCAGCCCTACACTGCTGGCGGAATATGCTTACGTCCTGAGACTTGGG GGGCTGGTATATACCATCACTGATGTGATGGAACTGCACGACTGGATCTGCACTCACTTCGAAGAGCATCCCTTGTTTGAGCGAGTGCCGCTGGACAAACTG GCCGATGATCCTATTATAGAACGACTTGGCACTTcaactgaagaaggaaagaaagttcTTCGAAATGGGGGGAAGAACTTTCCAGCTGTCTTCCGGAGAATTCAAGACTTTGAAGCCTAA